In Terriglobales bacterium, one DNA window encodes the following:
- a CDS encoding TetR/AcrR family transcriptional regulator yields the protein MATATSNLRPRAARDASRPPAPQRFDRRLGQLLRCATEVFCDKGYEGASMRDLSRASGMSLAGLYYYAESKEKLLYLIQKHTFTTIMQRLRERLAGVADPAQRLRVFIQNHLEYFLAHQAAMKVLSHEDEVLKNSYGSEVRALKREYYRICLGLMDDLKRRQGVESAKHHGVESRTAVLSLFGMMNWLYTWYNPRLDGDAESLARQMGDIFLHGVRAPAVRRASRSKQ from the coding sequence ATGGCCACCGCCACCTCCAACCTGCGCCCGCGCGCGGCGCGCGACGCCTCGCGTCCGCCCGCTCCCCAGCGCTTCGACCGGCGCCTGGGCCAGCTTTTGCGCTGCGCCACCGAGGTCTTCTGCGACAAGGGCTACGAAGGCGCCAGCATGCGCGACCTCTCCCGCGCCTCCGGCATGAGCCTGGCCGGCCTCTATTACTACGCCGAGAGCAAAGAAAAGCTGCTCTACCTCATCCAGAAGCACACCTTCACCACCATCATGCAGCGGCTGCGCGAGCGGCTGGCCGGCGTCGCCGACCCCGCCCAGCGCCTGCGCGTCTTCATCCAGAACCATCTGGAGTACTTCCTGGCGCACCAGGCGGCCATGAAGGTTCTCTCCCACGAGGACGAGGTGCTCAAGAACAGCTACGGCAGCGAGGTGCGCGCGCTCAAGCGCGAGTACTACCGCATCTGCCTGGGCCTGATGGACGACCTGAAGCGCCGCCAAGGGGTAGAATCAGCCAAGCACCACGGGGTCGAAAGCCGCACCGCGGTCCTCAGCCTGTTCGGCATGATGAACTGGCTCTACACCTGGTATAACCCGCGCCTGGACGGCGATGCCGAGAGCCTGGCGCGGCAGATGGGCGACATTTTCCTGCACGGCGTGCGAGCCCCGGCGGTCCGGCGCGCGTCGCGGTCCAAGCAATGA
- a CDS encoding enoyl-CoA hydratase/isomerase family protein gives MAASTETATKQLVTYRKDAGVGIITMDDPPANTYTYEMNRQLDDAILKARMDNDVYVIVLTGAGEKFFSAGANIKMLSSVDPTFKYFFCLHANEMLLRLEHTPKLVIAALNGHTVGGGLEIAMAADLRIARKDAGKIGLPEVNLGVLPGTGGTQRLSRIVGKSKAIELMVTGNTFSFEEAKELGLVNDIFERENFMDNVLEYARQFCPPNKAAKAVGRIKRAVQTGWEIPMESALAVERENQQLLFQSEDAKEGLAAYVDKRPATFTAK, from the coding sequence ATGGCAGCCAGCACCGAAACCGCCACCAAGCAACTGGTCACCTACCGCAAGGACGCGGGCGTGGGCATCATCACCATGGACGATCCCCCGGCCAACACCTACACCTACGAGATGAACCGCCAGCTCGACGACGCCATCCTCAAGGCGCGCATGGACAACGACGTCTACGTGATCGTGCTGACAGGCGCGGGCGAAAAGTTCTTCTCCGCCGGGGCCAACATCAAGATGCTCTCCAGCGTGGACCCCACCTTCAAATATTTCTTTTGCCTGCACGCCAACGAGATGCTGCTGCGTCTGGAGCACACGCCCAAGCTGGTGATCGCGGCGCTGAACGGGCACACCGTGGGCGGCGGCCTGGAGATCGCCATGGCCGCCGACCTGCGCATCGCGCGCAAGGACGCGGGCAAGATCGGCCTGCCCGAGGTCAACCTGGGCGTGCTGCCCGGCACCGGCGGGACGCAGCGCCTCTCGCGCATCGTGGGCAAGTCGAAGGCCATCGAGCTCATGGTCACCGGCAACACCTTCAGCTTCGAAGAGGCCAAGGAACTCGGGCTGGTCAACGACATCTTCGAGCGCGAGAACTTCATGGACAACGTGCTGGAGTACGCCCGCCAATTCTGCCCGCCCAACAAGGCAGCCAAGGCGGTGGGGCGCATCAAGCGCGCGGTGCAGACCGGGTGGGAGATCCCCATGGAGTCGGCGCTGGCGGTGGAGCGCGAGAACCAGCAGCTCCTCTTCCAGAGCGAGGACGCCAAGGAAGGTCTGGCGGCTTACGTGGACAAGCGCCCGGCCACCTTCACGGCGAAGTAG
- a CDS encoding aldehyde dehydrogenase family protein, producing the protein MKPGKLLIGGEWAEAASGKRFPTLNPATAESLTDIAEGGAADVDRAVAAARKAFEASGKGAWRSLSASERGRLLWKLADLIEKNIEELAELETLDNGKPIFESRYVDMPMVADVFRYYAGWATKIQGETVNTFESAFTYTLREPVGVVGAIVAWNFPLLLASWKLGPALACGCTVVLKPAEQTPLTGLRFGELCQEAGLPAGVVNIVTGGPEAGAALVRHPGVDKVAFTGSTAVGKEIMRSAADTLKRITLELGGKSPNIVFADSDLDAAVKGAINGIFYGKGEVCCAGSRLFVESKVQDEFLGKLVERAKKLQPGDPLDPKTRLGAIVSQEQMKQILGYIETGQKEGAQLLAGGKRAAVNGDKGYFVEPTIFGGVKNEMKIAQEEIFGPVLATLGFDDIEQVAELANRNVYGLAAAIWTRDVKKAHALSRRLKAGTVWINTYGLMDAALPFGGFKQSGFGRELGAHAIEHYTELKTVWLSL; encoded by the coding sequence GTGAAGCCAGGCAAGCTGCTGATCGGCGGCGAGTGGGCGGAGGCGGCGAGCGGCAAGCGCTTCCCGACCCTCAACCCCGCAACCGCCGAGAGCCTAACCGATATCGCCGAGGGTGGCGCCGCCGACGTCGACCGCGCCGTGGCCGCGGCCCGCAAGGCCTTCGAGGCCTCGGGCAAGGGTGCCTGGCGCTCGCTCTCCGCCAGCGAGCGCGGGCGCCTCCTCTGGAAGCTCGCCGACCTGATCGAGAAGAACATCGAGGAGCTGGCCGAGCTGGAGACGCTCGACAACGGCAAGCCCATCTTCGAATCCCGCTACGTGGACATGCCCATGGTGGCCGACGTCTTCCGCTACTACGCCGGCTGGGCCACCAAGATCCAGGGCGAGACGGTCAACACCTTCGAGAGCGCCTTCACCTACACCCTGCGCGAGCCGGTGGGGGTGGTGGGCGCCATCGTGGCCTGGAACTTCCCGCTGCTGCTGGCCTCGTGGAAGCTGGGCCCGGCGCTGGCCTGCGGCTGCACCGTGGTGCTCAAGCCGGCGGAGCAGACGCCGCTCACCGGGCTGCGCTTCGGTGAACTGTGCCAGGAGGCAGGGCTGCCCGCGGGCGTGGTCAACATCGTGACCGGAGGGCCGGAGGCGGGCGCGGCGCTGGTGCGCCATCCCGGGGTGGACAAAGTTGCCTTCACCGGCTCGACTGCGGTGGGCAAGGAGATCATGCGCTCCGCCGCCGACACCCTGAAGCGCATCACCCTGGAGCTGGGCGGTAAGTCGCCCAACATCGTCTTCGCCGACTCCGACCTGGACGCGGCGGTGAAGGGCGCCATCAACGGCATCTTCTACGGCAAGGGCGAGGTGTGCTGCGCGGGCTCGCGCCTCTTCGTCGAGTCCAAGGTGCAGGACGAGTTCCTGGGCAAGCTGGTGGAGCGCGCCAAGAAGCTCCAGCCCGGCGACCCGCTCGATCCCAAGACCCGCCTGGGCGCCATCGTCAGCCAGGAGCAGATGAAGCAGATCCTGGGCTACATCGAGACGGGGCAGAAGGAAGGGGCGCAGCTACTGGCCGGGGGCAAGCGCGCCGCCGTCAACGGCGACAAAGGATATTTCGTCGAGCCCACCATCTTCGGCGGGGTCAAGAACGAGATGAAGATCGCGCAAGAGGAGATCTTCGGGCCGGTGCTGGCCACCCTCGGCTTCGACGACATCGAGCAGGTAGCCGAGCTGGCCAACCGCAACGTCTACGGCCTGGCCGCCGCCATCTGGACGCGCGACGTCAAGAAGGCGCACGCGCTCTCGCGCCGGCTGAAAGCGGGCACGGTGTGGATCAACACCTACGGCCTGATGGACGCGGCCCTGCCCTTTGGCGGCTTCAAGCAGTCGGGTTTCGGGCGGGAGCTGGGCGCGCACGCCATCGAGCATTACACCGAGCTCAAGACGGTGTGGTTGAGTCTATGA
- a CDS encoding PaaI family thioesterase, with translation MSEHAHGREGHYRMLEKMYAVAPINQYYAPRMKVSHGAAEVVIPIQEKFFHAAGAAHGSVYFKAMDDAAFFAVNSLVDDYFVLTATFSVYLIRPISGGEMRAVGTVVHKGGSFFIAESVLYDSEQREIARGNGTFVKSKIKLAPEMGYRG, from the coding sequence ATGAGCGAGCACGCACACGGCCGGGAAGGGCACTACCGCATGCTGGAGAAGATGTACGCGGTGGCGCCCATCAACCAGTACTACGCGCCCCGCATGAAGGTGTCGCACGGCGCGGCCGAGGTGGTGATCCCCATCCAGGAGAAGTTCTTTCACGCCGCCGGCGCAGCCCACGGCTCGGTCTACTTCAAGGCCATGGACGACGCCGCGTTCTTCGCCGTGAACTCGCTGGTGGACGATTATTTCGTGCTGACCGCGACCTTCAGCGTCTACCTGATCCGGCCCATCTCCGGCGGGGAGATGCGGGCGGTGGGCACGGTGGTGCACAAGGGCGGCAGCTTCTTCATCGCGGAGTCGGTGCTCTACGACTCCGAGCAGCGCGAGATCGCGCGCGGCAACGGCACCTTCGTCAAGAGCAAGATCAAGCTCGCCCCCGAGATGGGGTATCGGGGCTAG
- a CDS encoding Phenylacetic acid catabolic protein: MPGKVFTIGSFSDWVGMFNDWRKEIGVDTDDIRAFHFDTLYGAIETDEIQFGSFKGRKKWENVRQIPTQQMRDALLNMIVYQGDTEFASVEQQRHLFESAPTDWDRKALTRVMIEEMRHGWQMCALLVDYFGASGKVEAQKLLERRAFENQRLLGAFNVDVDNWLDFFTYTDFVDRDGKFQLQMLKYSAFAPLGRSMSYMLREEAFHMGTGNDGLARIVKAGVIPAWLLQKYLNKWISCSHDLFGTDHSSSAHWAYVWGVKGRYDEPKNTTEPDLDDINDYNRHLYHEEVAGLIERFNGVLKAGEPRLYAPHIKFNRAIGRWAGQKFHPQSGEPLEEKEYQQRWNEFMPTAEDKKLLLEIIGSEKNWIAPKEGARDPLASIGEVRKSAINL, translated from the coding sequence ATGCCAGGAAAAGTCTTCACGATCGGCAGCTTCAGCGACTGGGTGGGAATGTTCAACGACTGGCGCAAGGAGATCGGTGTGGACACCGACGACATCCGCGCCTTCCATTTCGACACCCTCTACGGCGCCATCGAGACCGACGAGATCCAGTTCGGCTCCTTCAAGGGACGCAAGAAGTGGGAGAACGTGCGCCAGATCCCGACGCAGCAGATGCGCGACGCCCTGCTCAACATGATCGTCTACCAGGGCGACACCGAGTTCGCCTCGGTGGAGCAGCAGCGCCACCTGTTCGAGAGCGCGCCCACCGACTGGGACCGCAAGGCGCTCACCCGCGTCATGATCGAGGAGATGCGCCACGGCTGGCAGATGTGCGCCCTCCTGGTGGACTACTTCGGCGCCTCCGGCAAAGTGGAAGCGCAGAAGCTGCTGGAGCGCCGCGCCTTCGAGAACCAGCGGCTGCTGGGCGCCTTCAACGTGGACGTCGACAACTGGCTCGACTTCTTCACTTACACCGACTTCGTCGACCGCGACGGCAAGTTCCAGTTGCAGATGCTGAAGTACTCCGCCTTCGCACCCCTGGGACGCTCCATGTCCTACATGCTGCGCGAGGAGGCCTTCCACATGGGCACCGGCAACGACGGCCTGGCGCGCATCGTGAAGGCGGGCGTCATCCCGGCGTGGCTGCTGCAGAAGTACCTGAACAAGTGGATCTCCTGCTCCCACGACCTCTTCGGCACCGATCATTCCTCGTCCGCGCACTGGGCCTACGTGTGGGGCGTGAAGGGACGCTACGACGAGCCCAAGAACACAACCGAGCCCGACCTCGATGACATCAACGACTACAACCGCCACCTCTACCACGAGGAGGTGGCCGGGCTGATCGAGCGCTTCAATGGAGTGCTGAAGGCGGGTGAGCCCAGGCTCTATGCCCCGCACATCAAGTTCAACCGCGCCATTGGGCGCTGGGCGGGACAGAAGTTCCACCCCCAGAGCGGCGAGCCGCTGGAGGAGAAGGAATACCAGCAGCGCTGGAACGAATTCATGCCCACGGCCGAGGACAAGAAGCTGCTGCTGGAGATCATCGGCAGCGAGAAGAACTGGATCGCGCCCAAGGAAGGCGCGCGCGACCCGCTGGCCAGCATCGGCGAAGTGCGCAAGAGCGCGATAAACCTTTAG